A genome region from Myxocyprinus asiaticus isolate MX2 ecotype Aquarium Trade chromosome 12, UBuf_Myxa_2, whole genome shotgun sequence includes the following:
- the LOC127448758 gene encoding thymidylate kinase-like, with protein MSCRRGALIVLEGVDKAGKTTQCHKLVQALQQNGRAAEMMRFPDRTTKIGQVISAYLEKNNNLEDHTVHLLFSANRWEMVPLMKQKLEQGITLVVDRYAFSGVAFTSAKPGFSLEWCKHPEVGLPKPDLVMFLQLCPNVAANRGEYGIERYETSAFQRIVQQRFEKLMEDQSVNWKVIDAARTIEEVHKDIKLLSEDIVRLSENQSIGDLWR; from the exons ATGTCTTGCAGAAGAGGAGCTTTGATTGTGTTGGAGGGAGTAGACAAAGCCGGAAAAACCACACAGTGTCACAAACTCGTGCAGGCGTTACAGCAGAACGGACGAGCCGCAGAAATGATGCGTTTTCCCG ATAGAACCACTAAGATTGGCCAGGTCATTAGTGCATACCTGGAGAAGAATAATAATCTGGAGGATCACACTGTCCATCTGCTCTTTTCAGCAAACCGCTGGGAAATGGT GCCTCTGATGAAACAGAAGTTGGAACAAGGCATTACTCTAGTGGTGGACCGCTATGCATTTTCAGGAGTGGCTTTCACTAGTGCCAAGCCT GGCTTCTCTCTGGAGTGGTGCAAGCATCCAGAGGTGGGACTTCCAAAGCCGGACCTGGTAATGTTTTTGCAGCTATGTCCTAATGTTGCAGCAAACCGTGGAGAATATGGAATTGAACGGTATGAAACGAGTGCTTTTCAACGCATAGTTCAGCAAAGGTTTGAAAAGCTCATGGAAGATCAATCGGTCAACTGGAAG GTGATTGATGCTGCCAGGACCATAGAAGAGGTGCACAAAGATATTAAGCTTTTGAGTGAGGACATCGTCAGATTATCAGAGAATCAGTCAATTGGAGATCTGTGGAGATGA